In Rubrivirga marina, the following are encoded in one genomic region:
- a CDS encoding MGMT family protein: protein MPRAAQAVGAANGQNPVAVIVPCHRVIGSDGSLVGYAGGLERKRSLLALESRQRSLF, encoded by the coding sequence ATGCCCCGAGCCGCGCAGGCCGTCGGCGCGGCGAACGGGCAGAACCCGGTGGCCGTGATCGTCCCGTGCCACCGTGTGATCGGGTCCGACGGGTCGCTCGTGGGCTACGCCGGCGGGCTCGAGCGGAAGCGATCGCTCCTCGCCCTCGAAAGCCGCCAACGGAGTCTCTTCTAG
- a CDS encoding PqqD family protein has protein sequence MPTTLPPDTPLRRSDRAMHADVNGTAVMLDVEGGQYYGLNEVGTHIWGLLDAPATPAEIAADLPRHFAVEPAEAEAATWAFLADLLDRGMIEPA, from the coding sequence ATGCCCACCACTCTCCCACCCGACACCCCACTCCGCCGGTCCGACCGCGCCATGCACGCCGACGTCAACGGGACGGCCGTGATGCTCGACGTCGAGGGCGGCCAGTACTACGGGCTCAACGAGGTCGGCACGCACATATGGGGCCTCCTCGACGCGCCGGCGACGCCGGCCGAGATCGCCGCCGACCTCCCGCGCCACTTCGCCGTCGAGCCCGCCGAGGCAGAGGCGGCCACCTGGGCCTTCCTCGCCGACCTCCTCGACCGCGGCATGATCGAGCCGGCGTGA
- a CDS encoding FG-GAP-like repeat-containing protein: MSSVLALPQPRRIDKRLVLTALLLLVTAFAFWTGSRYPSLNEKAMMGGDADVEGLAFTRVVEVDPAGSALERIGANALNWAATNRQGMTFGVLFAGIVLTILPLVTRIRPRGRMTGTLLGVAMGAPLGVCVNCAVPIAEGLHKGGARGETTLAAMLSSPTLNVVVLSMTFALFPVWLAGLKLGMTLAFIVFAVPLLVRVLWPSDALAPTAAELAPAGPTLGPELPAAPALAEATGPDPEPASWLDAAGWTVRALARNLWYIVKTTVPLMALAGLLGAIAVTLVPWESLSEGLPALDVGRATTRALLALGGVALLGAFLPCPIAFDVIICAILGAAGVPLPYVAVMFVTLGLFSAYPLLQIWRTMSRPTAIGLYLGVAALGLAAGWTTALVQPRLDARTEAAVVEAFADAGDQPVARPAFPTEALSADRVAALIAPFATGPGERRSAEGGSVETLALAAVGGEAVAPAFTHLFGPDLGIDEPSNESPNRYLTGVMMNRAAASGDVHGDGWADLVFTSEAGVGLYANVGGERYVRQDVAVPALDSARVGNAALVDLDGDGALDLVVATIGGGNHVVYNDGGAFTEAGHAVLLNVEGAYWTTSLAFGDLDRDGDLDVVLGNTAALNARRPGHPEVRSSFESARDAILTNEGGRGAFALRPLPATPGETLSTLLSDLDGDGDLDLFVGNDFNAPDVLYEGDGRGGFRQLLHSEGVVPHSTITTMSLASADLDNDLVPEVFVAQISPSQTLSPILSPADACADRPDLQRAACEAAHRTATTTFDAQVDKNPAMCLELADAVARQGCVATYLVFKRRSARDDASACREVGPRWPLHRRLCAAYDEPVAPVTDAEAAEAIPDKRGLHNVLLRRDGDGYADIAETVGLDRTAWTWDARFNDFDQDGWLDLFSVAGSPLSRRSHRNSLFRNLGDGRFEDVTEAVGLGSWLPTFAASRVDLDRDGDLDLVVPTALGPVDVYRNEARGHALQIALRDETGQNPFGVGAVVTVRTPSGRTMMREVQASGGFLSFDEPIAHFGLGAEAEAAEVEVRWPTGRTTRVENLAAGARHTIRRER; encoded by the coding sequence ATGTCCTCCGTCCTCGCCCTCCCACAGCCCCGGCGCATCGACAAGCGGCTGGTACTGACGGCGCTCCTGCTCCTCGTCACGGCGTTCGCGTTCTGGACCGGCTCGCGGTACCCGTCGCTCAACGAGAAGGCGATGATGGGCGGCGACGCCGACGTGGAGGGCCTCGCGTTCACGCGCGTCGTCGAGGTGGACCCGGCGGGCTCGGCGCTGGAGCGGATCGGGGCGAACGCCCTCAACTGGGCCGCGACGAACCGCCAGGGCATGACGTTCGGCGTCCTGTTCGCGGGGATCGTCCTCACCATCCTGCCGCTCGTGACGCGGATCCGGCCGCGCGGGCGGATGACGGGGACGCTCCTCGGCGTGGCGATGGGCGCCCCGCTCGGCGTGTGCGTCAATTGCGCCGTGCCCATCGCGGAGGGATTGCACAAGGGCGGCGCGCGCGGCGAGACGACGCTCGCGGCGATGCTGTCGTCGCCCACGCTCAACGTCGTCGTCCTGTCGATGACGTTCGCCCTCTTCCCCGTGTGGCTGGCCGGGCTGAAGCTGGGGATGACGCTCGCGTTCATCGTGTTCGCCGTCCCGCTGCTCGTCCGCGTGCTGTGGCCCTCCGACGCCCTCGCACCGACCGCCGCGGAGCTGGCGCCGGCCGGCCCGACGCTCGGCCCCGAGCTCCCCGCGGCACCCGCCCTCGCCGAGGCGACCGGCCCCGACCCGGAGCCCGCCTCGTGGCTCGACGCCGCGGGCTGGACCGTCCGCGCGCTCGCCCGCAACCTGTGGTACATCGTCAAGACCACGGTCCCGCTGATGGCGCTGGCGGGCCTGCTCGGCGCGATCGCCGTGACGCTCGTCCCGTGGGAGTCGCTGTCGGAGGGCCTGCCGGCGCTCGACGTCGGCCGGGCGACGACGCGGGCGCTCCTCGCGCTGGGCGGCGTGGCGCTCCTCGGCGCGTTCCTCCCGTGCCCCATTGCCTTCGACGTCATCATCTGCGCGATCCTCGGCGCGGCCGGCGTCCCGCTGCCCTACGTGGCCGTGATGTTCGTGACGCTCGGGCTGTTCAGCGCGTACCCGCTCCTCCAGATCTGGCGGACGATGTCGCGGCCGACCGCCATCGGCCTCTACCTCGGCGTGGCCGCGCTGGGGCTCGCGGCCGGGTGGACGACGGCGCTCGTCCAGCCCCGCCTCGACGCCCGCACCGAGGCGGCCGTGGTCGAGGCCTTCGCGGACGCCGGCGACCAGCCGGTCGCGCGCCCGGCATTCCCCACGGAGGCGCTCTCCGCCGACCGCGTCGCGGCGCTGATCGCGCCCTTCGCCACCGGGCCCGGCGAGCGACGGTCGGCCGAGGGCGGATCGGTCGAGACGCTTGCGTTGGCGGCCGTCGGCGGCGAGGCCGTCGCCCCCGCGTTCACCCACCTGTTCGGGCCGGACCTCGGGATCGACGAGCCGAGCAACGAGAGCCCGAACCGCTACCTCACGGGCGTAATGATGAACCGCGCCGCGGCCTCGGGCGACGTCCACGGCGACGGGTGGGCGGACCTCGTGTTCACGTCGGAGGCCGGCGTCGGGCTCTACGCCAACGTCGGCGGCGAGCGGTACGTGCGGCAAGATGTGGCCGTGCCGGCGCTCGACTCGGCGCGCGTGGGCAACGCCGCGCTCGTGGACCTCGACGGCGACGGCGCGCTCGACCTCGTCGTTGCGACCATCGGCGGCGGCAACCACGTCGTCTACAACGACGGCGGCGCGTTCACCGAGGCGGGCCATGCGGTGCTCCTCAACGTCGAGGGCGCCTACTGGACGACGTCGCTCGCCTTCGGCGACCTAGACCGCGACGGCGACCTCGACGTGGTCCTCGGCAACACGGCCGCGCTCAACGCCCGCCGGCCCGGCCACCCGGAGGTCCGGTCGTCGTTCGAGAGCGCGCGGGACGCGATCCTCACGAACGAGGGCGGGCGCGGGGCCTTCGCGCTCCGCCCGCTCCCGGCCACGCCCGGCGAGACGCTCTCGACGCTCCTCTCCGACCTCGACGGCGACGGCGACCTCGACCTGTTCGTCGGCAACGACTTCAACGCGCCGGACGTGCTGTACGAGGGCGACGGCCGGGGCGGCTTCCGCCAGCTCCTCCACTCCGAGGGCGTCGTCCCGCACTCGACGATCACGACGATGAGCCTCGCCTCGGCAGACCTCGACAACGACCTCGTGCCCGAGGTGTTCGTCGCCCAGATCTCGCCGTCGCAGACGCTCTCGCCGATCCTCTCGCCGGCCGACGCCTGCGCCGACCGGCCCGATTTGCAGCGGGCCGCCTGCGAGGCCGCACACCGGACCGCGACGACGACGTTCGACGCGCAGGTGGACAAGAACCCGGCGATGTGCCTCGAGCTGGCGGACGCCGTCGCGCGGCAGGGCTGCGTGGCGACGTACCTCGTGTTCAAGCGCCGCTCGGCCCGCGACGACGCGAGCGCGTGCCGCGAGGTCGGCCCGCGGTGGCCGCTCCACCGGCGCCTCTGCGCGGCCTACGACGAGCCCGTCGCGCCCGTGACCGACGCCGAGGCGGCCGAGGCCATCCCCGACAAGCGCGGCCTCCACAACGTCCTCCTCCGGCGTGACGGCGACGGCTACGCCGACATCGCCGAGACGGTCGGGCTCGACCGGACCGCCTGGACATGGGACGCCCGCTTCAACGACTTCGACCAGGACGGCTGGCTCGACCTGTTCTCGGTCGCCGGCTCGCCGCTAAGCCGCCGGAGCCACCGCAACAGCCTCTTCCGCAACCTCGGCGACGGCCGGTTCGAGGACGTGACCGAGGCGGTTGGCCTCGGCTCGTGGCTCCCAACCTTCGCCGCCAGCCGCGTCGACCTCGACCGCGACGGCGACCTCGACCTCGTGGTCCCGACCGCGCTCGGCCCGGTCGACGTGTACCGCAACGAGGCGCGCGGGCACGCGCTCCAGATCGCGCTCCGCGACGAGACCGGCCAGAACCCGTTCGGCGTCGGCGCGGTCGTGACGGTCCGCACGCCGTCGGGGCGGACGATGATGCGCGAGGTCCAGGCGAGCGGCGGGTTCCTCTCGTTCGACGAGCCGATCGCGCACTTCGGGCTGGGCGCGGAGGCCGAGGCCGCCGAGGTCGAGGTCCGCTGGCCGACGGGCAGGACGACGCGGGTAGAAAACCTGGCGGCCGGCGCGCGCCACACCATCCGGCGAGAGCGCTAG
- a CDS encoding thermonuclease family protein encodes MQPAYRYHAVVASVYDGDTFRANVDLGFMTWIKNVNFRMFGIDTPELRGVPAAEKEAGYAARDRVLELMPVGAEVLIESTKVGKYGRYLADVYREIDGVEVHVNQTLIDEGHAVPYLV; translated from the coding sequence ATGCAGCCCGCCTATCGCTACCACGCCGTCGTCGCGTCCGTGTACGACGGGGACACCTTCCGCGCCAATGTCGACCTCGGCTTCATGACGTGGATCAAAAACGTCAACTTCCGGATGTTCGGGATCGACACGCCCGAGCTCCGCGGCGTCCCGGCCGCTGAGAAGGAGGCGGGCTACGCCGCCCGCGACCGGGTCCTCGAGCTGATGCCGGTCGGCGCCGAGGTCCTCATCGAGTCGACGAAGGTCGGCAAGTACGGCCGGTACCTCGCCGACGTGTACCGCGAGATCGACGGCGTGGAGGTCCACGTCAACCAGACACTGATTGACGAGGGCCACGCCGTCCCGTACCTCGTCTAG
- a CDS encoding sulfotransferase domain-containing protein yields MAEVVWLASYPKSGNTWTRALLAGYFGEGVFDLNNLGKSVQITGLRSLDDLLGVDTSLLLKDEILAFRPAASRLLARDVAPRDLPTFGKVHSANVETAGGDRVFPAGAGRALYVVRNPLDVAASTAPFFGWTVDRAIEVLADEAYVLNRLRGRFLGVLPEPLRSWSGHVRSWLDAPGVPAHVVRYEDLLVDTAGTFAEALRFCGVEPDPDRVRRSVEAARFERLRKREAEEGFRERPDFAEAPFFRRGTSGSWRDELTPAQARRVVADHRAAMERLGYARLVAEVDGLAR; encoded by the coding sequence GTGGCCGAGGTCGTCTGGCTCGCGTCGTACCCGAAGTCCGGCAACACGTGGACGCGGGCGCTCCTGGCGGGCTACTTCGGCGAGGGCGTCTTCGACCTCAACAACCTCGGGAAGAGCGTCCAGATCACCGGCCTCCGCTCGCTCGACGACCTCCTCGGCGTCGACACGTCGCTGCTCCTCAAGGACGAGATCCTGGCCTTCCGGCCGGCCGCCTCACGGCTCCTCGCCCGCGACGTGGCCCCCCGCGACCTCCCGACCTTCGGGAAGGTCCACAGCGCGAACGTCGAGACCGCCGGGGGCGACCGAGTCTTCCCGGCCGGCGCCGGCCGCGCGCTCTACGTCGTCCGCAACCCGCTCGACGTGGCGGCCTCGACGGCCCCGTTCTTCGGGTGGACCGTGGACCGGGCCATCGAGGTGCTGGCCGACGAGGCGTACGTGCTGAACCGCCTGCGCGGCCGGTTCCTAGGCGTCCTGCCCGAGCCGCTCCGCTCGTGGAGCGGGCACGTCCGGTCGTGGCTCGACGCGCCCGGCGTGCCGGCCCACGTCGTCCGCTACGAGGACCTCCTCGTCGACACGGCCGGGACGTTCGCCGAGGCCCTCCGCTTCTGCGGCGTCGAGCCGGACCCCGACCGCGTCCGCCGGTCGGTCGAGGCGGCGCGGTTCGAGCGGCTCCGGAAGCGCGAGGCCGAGGAGGGCTTCCGCGAGCGGCCGGACTTCGCGGAGGCCCCGTTCTTCCGCCGCGGCACGTCGGGCTCGTGGCGCGACGAGCTCACGCCGGCCCAGGCCCGCCGCGTCGTGGCCGACCACCGCGCGGCGATGGAGCGCCTCGGCTACGCCCGCCTCGTCGCCGAGGTGGACGGACTCGCACGGTAG
- a CDS encoding lasso peptide biosynthesis B2 protein encodes MLLPRFRGALRLSPSELARVVEAVVLFHGFRVALRVVSGARLVRWLGARGPQDTPPEALPSGVVEVRRALRRASRRHANTCLAQALAGRVMLRRRGLPSTLSLGARKEGERLAFHAWLRAGGLLLNPGGGPRDYAVLATFHDAPRLDDRATEAG; translated from the coding sequence GTGCTGCTGCCCCGGTTTCGAGGCGCCCTCCGCCTGTCCCCGTCCGAGCTCGCCCGCGTGGTCGAGGCGGTCGTGCTGTTCCACGGGTTCAGGGTCGCGCTCCGCGTCGTGTCGGGCGCGCGGCTCGTGCGGTGGCTCGGCGCACGTGGGCCGCAGGACACGCCGCCCGAGGCGCTGCCGTCGGGCGTCGTCGAGGTCCGGCGGGCGCTGCGGCGGGCGAGCCGGCGGCACGCCAACACGTGTCTCGCGCAGGCGCTCGCCGGGCGCGTGATGCTCCGCCGCCGCGGCCTCCCGTCCACGCTCTCACTCGGCGCGCGGAAGGAGGGCGAGCGGCTGGCCTTCCACGCGTGGCTCCGGGCGGGCGGGCTGCTCCTCAACCCCGGCGGTGGCCCGCGCGACTACGCCGTACTCGCCACGTTCCACGACGCGCCCCGCCTCGACGACCGCGCGACCGAGGCGGGCTAG
- a CDS encoding MGMT family protein, giving the protein MPHATLDTPLGPLRLVSDGEALTAASFDPVRLDAEADGPEGADAILDAARRQLAAYFDGEPVAFDVPVRPGGTPFQERVWAALREIPHGATLSYGADGRRRSGCPEPRRPSARRTGRTRWP; this is encoded by the coding sequence GTGCCCCACGCCACACTCGACACGCCGCTCGGCCCGCTCCGCCTCGTCTCCGACGGCGAGGCGCTCACGGCCGCTTCGTTCGACCCCGTCCGCCTCGACGCCGAGGCGGACGGACCCGAGGGCGCCGACGCCATCCTCGACGCGGCCCGCCGCCAGCTTGCGGCCTACTTCGACGGCGAGCCGGTCGCGTTCGACGTGCCGGTCCGGCCGGGCGGGACGCCGTTCCAGGAGCGCGTCTGGGCCGCGCTCCGCGAGATCCCGCATGGCGCGACGCTGAGCTACGGCGCCGACGGCCGGCGCAGATCGGGATGCCCCGAGCCGCGCAGGCCGTCGGCGCGGCGAACGGGCAGAACCCGGTGGCCGTGA
- a CDS encoding SufE family protein, whose protein sequence is MSEADRRQQALVDEFAFLDDWMLRFQQVIEHGEAMEPLDGALKTDDRLVRGCQSRVWLDAGSEAGTFHVRADSDSQLVRGLASLLVRVYDGLPAEEAASAELWFPSEIGLDEHLSPNRANGLDAMRRAIQSAAGGAV, encoded by the coding sequence ATGTCCGAAGCCGACCGCCGCCAGCAGGCCCTCGTCGACGAGTTCGCGTTCCTCGACGACTGGATGCTCCGGTTCCAGCAGGTCATCGAGCACGGGGAGGCGATGGAACCACTGGACGGCGCGCTCAAGACCGACGACCGGCTCGTCCGCGGCTGCCAGTCGCGCGTGTGGCTCGACGCGGGCTCCGAGGCGGGCACCTTCCATGTCCGCGCCGACTCCGACAGCCAGCTCGTCCGCGGCCTGGCATCGCTCCTCGTCCGCGTCTACGACGGCCTGCCGGCAGAGGAAGCCGCGTCGGCGGAGCTGTGGTTCCCGTCGGAGATCGGGCTCGACGAGCACCTCTCACCGAACCGGGCCAACGGGCTCGACGCCATGCGTCGCGCCATCCAGTCGGCTGCTGGGGGCGCGGTTTAG
- a CDS encoding cysteine desulfurase, whose translation MSEAVAFDVERLRADFPILQRTVYDGTPLVYLDNAATTQKPRAVLDRLAAYYANENANVHRGVHFLSAEGTENYETARRSVQRFLGAAHAHEVVFTRGTTEAINLVAHGFASRLREGDEVVVSALEHHANIVPWQMACERSGATLRVIPALDSGDLDLHRLGDVISTRTRLVAVTHTSNALGTVNDLRPIVEAARAVDAAVLIDGAQAAPHAPVDVQALGADFFVFSGHKTFGPTGIGALWGREAWLEALPPYQGGGDMIDRVTFERTTYAGLPAKFEAGTPHVAGGIGLGTALDYLMEIGMDAVAAYEDGLIAYAEERLAEVDGLRFIGTPQRRAGAISFLLDGIHPYDAGTVLDRLGIAVRTGQHCAQPVMDRFGIDGTIRASFAFYNTRADVDALVDGLAKVQALFG comes from the coding sequence ATGTCCGAAGCCGTCGCCTTCGACGTCGAGCGCCTCCGCGCCGACTTCCCCATCCTCCAGCGGACCGTCTACGACGGCACGCCGCTGGTCTACCTCGACAACGCCGCGACGACGCAGAAGCCGCGCGCCGTGCTCGACCGGCTCGCGGCGTACTACGCCAACGAGAACGCCAACGTCCACCGCGGCGTCCACTTCTTGAGCGCGGAGGGGACCGAGAACTACGAGACGGCGCGGCGGAGCGTCCAGCGGTTCCTCGGCGCCGCGCACGCCCACGAGGTCGTGTTCACGCGGGGGACGACCGAGGCCATCAACCTCGTCGCGCACGGGTTCGCGAGCCGGCTCCGTGAGGGCGACGAGGTCGTCGTCTCGGCCCTCGAGCACCACGCCAACATCGTCCCGTGGCAGATGGCGTGCGAGCGGTCGGGCGCGACGCTCCGCGTGATCCCGGCGCTCGACTCGGGCGACCTCGACCTCCACCGCCTCGGCGACGTGATCTCGACGCGGACGAGGCTGGTCGCCGTGACGCACACGTCGAACGCGCTCGGGACCGTCAACGACCTCCGCCCGATCGTCGAGGCGGCGCGGGCCGTCGACGCCGCCGTCCTCATAGACGGGGCGCAGGCCGCGCCGCACGCGCCGGTCGACGTCCAGGCACTCGGGGCCGACTTCTTCGTGTTCTCGGGCCACAAGACGTTCGGCCCGACCGGCATCGGCGCGCTGTGGGGTCGCGAGGCGTGGCTCGAGGCCCTCCCGCCGTACCAGGGCGGCGGCGACATGATCGACCGCGTCACGTTCGAGCGGACGACCTATGCCGGCCTGCCGGCCAAGTTCGAGGCCGGCACGCCGCACGTGGCCGGGGGCATCGGCCTCGGGACGGCGCTCGACTACCTGATGGAGATCGGGATGGACGCCGTCGCCGCCTACGAAGACGGGCTGATCGCCTATGCCGAGGAGCGGTTGGCGGAGGTCGACGGCCTCCGCTTTATCGGGACGCCCCAGCGGCGGGCCGGCGCGATCTCATTCCTCCTCGACGGCATCCACCCGTACGACGCGGGGACGGTCCTCGACCGGCTCGGAATCGCCGTCCGCACCGGCCAGCACTGCGCGCAGCCGGTCATGGACCGGTTCGGCATCGACGGGACCATCCGCGCCTCGTTCGCCTTCTACAACACCCGCGCCGACGTCGACGCGCTCGTCGACGGGCTCGCTAAGGTCCAGGCGCTCTTCGGGTGA
- a CDS encoding MFS transporter, with the protein METPDEHRRPSAPEAPAEALHQSGRALGKPDPLASLRRPGFLLYLAGSLVSNAGNQMRTVAVGWEVYQRTQTPLSLGLIGLVLALPVLLLALPAGAAADRYPRKGLIQIAQVGLALSGVGLAWVSFTDGPIALTYAFLLGTGTFRAVGWPAAQAIVTGLVPAPVFANAAMWRSVAFQLSATLGPLAGGVLLAVYSPGVVYLLDAASSLVLFGCLLFVVPTPQARSTEKRSWASLIEGARFVRRQPVILSTITLDMVAVLFGGAVALLPVYATDVLGVGATGFGWMRAMPSLGAITMGLALALLPPMRKAGRALLVAVAAFGLATIVFGLSTSYPLSLAALFCIGAADNVSVVIRSTVLQLLTPDAMRGRVAAVNAVFIGTSNEIGELESGVVASLIGSVATVALGGVLTLVTVAAAAAIWPPLRRLGSLEDLEPPDARPAPA; encoded by the coding sequence GTGGAGACCCCCGACGAACACCGACGCCCCTCGGCTCCCGAGGCGCCCGCCGAGGCGCTCCACCAGTCGGGCCGCGCACTGGGCAAGCCGGACCCGCTGGCGTCGCTCCGCCGGCCCGGCTTTCTCCTCTACCTCGCCGGCAGCCTGGTCTCGAACGCCGGCAACCAGATGCGGACGGTCGCCGTCGGCTGGGAGGTCTACCAACGGACCCAGACCCCGCTGAGCCTCGGCCTCATCGGGCTCGTCCTCGCACTCCCCGTCTTGCTGCTGGCGCTGCCGGCCGGCGCCGCCGCCGACCGGTACCCGCGGAAGGGGCTCATCCAGATCGCACAGGTCGGCCTCGCGCTGTCCGGCGTCGGACTCGCGTGGGTCTCGTTCACGGACGGCCCGATCGCTCTGACGTACGCGTTCCTGCTCGGGACCGGCACCTTCCGGGCTGTCGGCTGGCCGGCGGCGCAGGCCATCGTGACCGGGCTCGTGCCGGCGCCCGTCTTCGCGAACGCGGCGATGTGGCGGAGCGTGGCGTTCCAGCTCTCGGCCACGCTCGGCCCCCTCGCAGGCGGCGTGCTCCTCGCGGTCTACAGCCCAGGCGTGGTCTACCTCCTCGACGCGGCCTCCAGCCTCGTCCTGTTCGGCTGCCTCCTCTTCGTCGTGCCGACACCGCAGGCACGGAGCACCGAGAAGCGGTCATGGGCGAGCCTCATCGAGGGCGCGCGATTCGTCCGCCGCCAGCCGGTGATCCTCTCGACGATCACGCTCGACATGGTGGCCGTCTTGTTCGGCGGGGCCGTGGCGCTGCTGCCGGTCTACGCGACTGACGTGCTCGGCGTCGGCGCGACGGGGTTCGGGTGGATGCGCGCGATGCCGTCGCTCGGGGCGATCACGATGGGCCTCGCTCTTGCGCTTCTCCCGCCGATGCGGAAGGCCGGGCGCGCCCTCCTCGTCGCCGTCGCGGCGTTCGGGCTGGCAACGATTGTGTTTGGCCTCTCGACGAGCTACCCGCTCTCGCTGGCGGCCCTGTTCTGCATCGGCGCGGCCGACAACGTCTCGGTCGTCATCCGGTCGACGGTCCTCCAGCTCCTCACACCGGACGCGATGCGGGGGCGCGTGGCGGCCGTCAACGCCGTCTTTATCGGGACGAGCAACGAGATCGGCGAGCTCGAGTCGGGCGTCGTCGCAAGCCTCATCGGGAGCGTGGCGACCGTCGCGCTGGGCGGCGTGCTGACGCTCGTGACGGTCGCGGCGGCGGCGGCGATCTGGCCGCCCCTCCGGCGCCTCGGCAGCCTCGAAGACCTGGAACCGCCGGACGCTCGGCCCGCCCCGGCCTAG
- a CDS encoding asparagine synthase-related protein: protein MRPGDAPVVGPAADADVRLGDWRGVAGVHVLYADLDLADRARLGHALGLPATEPDAALLVAALRQWGADAPAHLGGAFAFAAWLGDRQAVVAARDPAGICPLVYADRGDRLVVGGDVREVLAAGVPDALDEDVMAAVFLTSQFRPSSVGRTCVRAIDLLPGGHRLTASERGTQVSAYWRIEDAPRLGLRRVEEIGEALAAVLREVTAEAVADPGTVGVHLSAGLDSSTVAAFAAHALAEAGRAPAAFSWQPAPGADGSPEHDRIAAVAECWGLDVSWCPAAEADFAAGLALDATREPHVMWAPEAPVRREARRRGVRLLLSGWGGDEAASFSGRGTIPGALLRQGQWRAVVAMIARDPVRALRRLRAQRTKRARLGLAPTLDDLRDAALRGEHATFARPDLLRRATLPEVEPMPADPHALLGWLMRRGHLGDRTGAWALAGLPFGVRYRYPLLDRRVLDLVGGLPAEAWLTRDGLRRWPLRAAGADLVPDAVRLHASKAEPHWLADSRRERTPALAALVPRLVPEVVGDRAEWVELDALRTALRDWLNAPGPIEPRGFHALAYLPLEDGFSPAPMS, encoded by the coding sequence GTGCGCCCTGGCGACGCACCCGTCGTCGGCCCGGCCGCCGACGCCGACGTCCGCCTCGGCGACTGGCGGGGCGTGGCCGGCGTCCACGTCCTTTACGCCGACCTCGACCTCGCCGACCGCGCTCGCCTCGGTCACGCGCTCGGCCTCCCCGCGACTGAGCCCGACGCCGCGCTCCTCGTCGCCGCGCTCCGCCAGTGGGGCGCCGACGCGCCGGCCCACCTCGGCGGCGCGTTCGCGTTCGCGGCGTGGCTCGGAGACCGCCAGGCGGTCGTCGCCGCGCGCGACCCGGCTGGGATCTGCCCGCTCGTCTACGCGGATCGCGGCGACCGCCTCGTTGTCGGCGGCGACGTCCGCGAGGTGCTCGCGGCCGGCGTCCCGGACGCCCTCGACGAGGACGTGATGGCGGCCGTCTTCCTCACGAGCCAGTTCCGGCCGTCGTCCGTCGGGCGGACGTGCGTCCGCGCCATCGACCTCCTGCCGGGCGGACACCGCTTGACGGCGAGTGAGCGAGGGACTCAGGTCTCCGCGTATTGGCGGATCGAGGACGCGCCGCGGCTCGGGCTCCGCCGCGTGGAGGAGATCGGCGAGGCGCTGGCGGCCGTCCTTCGCGAGGTCACGGCCGAGGCCGTCGCGGACCCGGGCACCGTCGGCGTCCATCTTTCCGCGGGGCTCGACTCGAGCACGGTCGCGGCGTTCGCTGCCCACGCGCTCGCCGAGGCGGGCAGGGCGCCCGCGGCGTTCTCGTGGCAGCCGGCGCCTGGGGCCGACGGCTCGCCCGAGCACGACCGGATCGCCGCCGTCGCCGAGTGCTGGGGCCTCGACGTGTCGTGGTGCCCGGCAGCGGAGGCCGACTTCGCGGCCGGCCTCGCACTCGACGCGACGCGGGAGCCCCACGTGATGTGGGCGCCGGAGGCGCCGGTGCGGCGCGAGGCCCGACGACGGGGCGTCCGCCTGCTTCTCTCCGGGTGGGGCGGCGACGAGGCCGCCAGCTTCTCCGGCCGAGGCACGATTCCTGGAGCGCTCCTCCGCCAGGGACAATGGCGAGCGGTCGTCGCGATGATCGCCCGCGACCCGGTCCGCGCGCTCCGCCGCCTCCGCGCCCAGCGCACGAAGCGCGCCCGCCTCGGACTCGCCCCGACGCTCGACGACCTCCGCGACGCCGCGCTCCGAGGCGAGCACGCGACGTTCGCCCGCCCGGACCTCCTCCGCCGGGCCACGCTCCCGGAGGTCGAGCCGATGCCCGCCGACCCGCACGCGCTCCTCGGCTGGCTGATGCGACGCGGCCACCTCGGCGACCGCACGGGGGCATGGGCCCTGGCCGGTCTCCCGTTCGGCGTGCGGTACCGGTACCCGCTCCTCGACCGCCGCGTCCTCGACCTCGTCGGCGGGCTCCCGGCGGAGGCGTGGCTCACCCGCGACGGGCTCCGCCGCTGGCCGCTCCGCGCGGCCGGCGCCGACCTCGTCCCCGACGCCGTCCGCCTCCACGCGAGCAAGGCCGAGCCCCACTGGCTCGCCGATAGCCGCCGCGAGCGGACCCCCGCCCTCGCCGCGCTCGTGCCCCGCCTCGTCCCCGAGGTCGTCGGCGACCGCGCCGAGTGGGTCGAGCTCGACGCCCTCCGGACGGCTCTCCGAGACTGGCTGAACGCGCCGGGGCCGATCGAACCGAGGGGCTTCCACGCCCTCGCCTATCTGCCGCTCGAGGACGGATTCTCACCCGCTCCCATGTCCTAG